The genomic segment ACAGACTTTAGACATCAAACCTCAGACCAGATCCCACCCCAAGTTAGCCCCGAATTAATGTGGCTATCTAAAAGGAgccgtccaaaatgaaaggtggaatctgattggttgctatgggcaactaagccagttctactttacactagtttgataaataaccccttatattcttatgactttattaAAGGTTTACCAAAAGCGGCATTCCCCtttaaacatcactgctctataaACAGTTCTTTATTCAGACTAGATCTCTGATGACATCAGCAGTAGCAAGAAGCCCCGCCCCCTTAGAATACTGAAGCTGGGTGACATCACAATGCTGTGTCCAGGCTTCTATGTGTTGGAGAACACTGGATTCTTTTGAGGGTTAGTTGTTGGAGATGATGGATTCGAGAAGAATTGCTCTtgtatttctattattttttacattttatgttcAAGGAAAGCCCACAAAAACACCTGCAGGTAATGGATATTATCACTGGGGGTTTATCTTACTGAATGGTGGCTGAATATTGTATTTATCCTTACATGATTACGGGTCATAGAGGCAAACCTGGCTGGTATCTCTGTGGCTTGGAGCTCAGGTTATAGGACAGTGGGCTGTGTGCGGCATTGTAGCTGAGCCCCATTTAATTTGATggcgctgaactgcaataccgtaCACAACCCCTGGACAAGAGGGAGGATATTTCAGAAAGAAAGCTGCAAGgtttctaatctcatacaatggccttaaatgatgacattttgtctgtagccaccactagtgggCACTTACTAAATACTGATTTATTGTTATCTTCTGTCTCCCCGTGTCCCCATTTTGGGGTTCAGCTGCCGCTATCATTGATTTAATGTCTttattttccttcattttttcatggacagtgactttcccaggatcagggaggacaacccccggtCCGGACAGCGCCGGTGCAAATAACAGTGAGTAGACAATTCCTTCCTCTCCTAATTCtactctcatcatcctctaccaAGCCCTGACTGTAGTGGAGAACAGCCACTAAGCTGCTCCTTTGGGGGATCGGTCCTATAAAATGATGCTGGAACATATAATGATGTGCCCCTTATCCAGACGTTACCAGCCCACAGTCCAGCAATTACCCCTCCATGCCCAGCCAAGCTGCCAGTGCCTACCTGCTGATGTCCTCATAAAGGTCACTGCTGGCATCAGGAGGATCTAGAGATGTTGGATAATGTCTTGTAGAATATGTTCTCTATGATAACAATTGATAACGAGCATCTTGTGTCTTTATTACCAGTCATGTACCGCGTTGTCCTGCCGCTAGTAGTATTCCTATTGGTCGCCGCCGTGATTATCATCTTTTGCTGGTGAGTTTCCAATTTTCTTCTACTCTACACATCACATTATTTTCtatgcactgtactgtctgacctACAGGGGGCGCAGTAACTACTGCAGCCAGGTTATAATACAGGGGCCGGATGGGGCAGGGATATAATCAGGTAACCGCTTGTCCCCCCTTTCCCGATGCTGTATTATGATATAATATAGACTATGGCACTATATCCTTCCTGCCTGTTATATACTGCAGCTTTATATCTCACCCCctgtagtgggggaggggggtcatgGGTATATTTTGATGGGGAACTAAAGATTGTCATCTGTACCGACTTATGTCAGGACATTTCTCTGTCTCACAGTTACAAGTACAAGGCCTGGCGCCGGCGTGAACAAAAACAGGCAGCTGATCTAGAGATGGTTCGAGTGGAGAAGCCAGGTaataatttctatataataacatatataaGCGGGGTACAGGCAGAGCTTAGGGTTACCTCTCATATCTGCTCATCACACACTTTGGGGACCTTCTATTACTCAGAATTTTGCAGAATTCAGAGATGAGACAGCTCAtgtctgctgattagctgcatcaCTATATTACTGCATTGCTCATAATATTAAAAGGATAGATTCTGTTATATCTACCTCCTACTGATGGTTTCCTTCTCATTTTGTAGTTGTTCAAAAACCTGTAGTGCaaattaagaagaaaaaaaacatcagaccTCCCATGGATAACATCAAGAAAGTAAAACCAATTATTGAACGAATAAAAGCTGCCAAAAAAGCGGAGGACAAGATCATTAGAATAACATCTAAAACAGAGGAGGAGACGATCATGAAGGTAACATCCAAaacagaggaggagatcacgaaGAGAACATCCCGCCTGAAACGGTTCcgtaaatggataaaaaaaagtaCCCAGAAGAAGAACATGGGGAAAGAAAAGGAGCGCACTAACCATCTCTGCAAATATATGACCACCTGCTGCAGTTGTCGGTCCATGGACTAAATGGAGTTAACTTATTACCATCATGCCCATTAGTTTTAAAGCCCTGAAACACCATCTACAGTGGCCATATCTGTCTGTccctctgtttgtctgtctgtctatctgtatgtctgtctttccccctgtctgtctgtctatctatcgtaGAATACATAGGTAGATTGAAGACACCTGGAGGGGGTGTACATCTCATCTACATTTTTTTAATGTAGGTGAGATGAAaaatccaggaaagttgggtttCCTCAGTAAATTTTCTTTGCTGAGGACTTTAGTAACTTTGTTTTCCGGGCCTGCATTTTTTTGGAATGGCAGGTAGGTTGGAAGTGGGACCTGTCATTCCCTCCCCCTCCAGTacatcccccccccttccccaccaatTAGCCCAGGTGATGTTGTTACTGGGGCATAAAACTGTTGACAAGTCCAGTCAAGGTCTGAGTCTAGGAAGGCACAGTAGCCGCAGTGGAACGTCTGTGCTCTGAATACTGTTATGTGTAAACTGATCTCTATGTGATGTCACTGTTTTGTTGCTGGACTAAATAAatccaagttgtatttttaacctCTGAAGCCTCTGAATGTTGTCATTGCTAACCCCCATCCCATATATACCGATCCCGACAATATCTACGCCATTAGTTGGAATGATCCACCTGGAATCAGTGACTGGCTCTGTTACTTAGTCCATACAAGCAGTACAGCAGGATCTACTGACATGAATAAGAGATCTGCTACTAGCATTGTTCCAGCTGGTTCTAGAGCCCAGAAAAGAAGCTGTACAGAGGACCACTGcctcagaccttaaaggggttttccagcgttAACCCCCTTTATAATTTGGCTCTGGAATATGGCATATATAAAACAAGAAACGCACTTATCTGCTCCCTTCTGCTCACTTCCagtattaaggctccattcatgtgTGCATATACCGATCCCTCCTGATatagacatgtgaccactgcagccaatcataggCTGTCACATGCTTGTATAGAGATGTGCCAAGAAGCAAAGACCGGCGGAGAATCCAGGAAGCATGGGAACTGGGATATTACTCACTCCATATGTAAGTAttactttgtgcatttttcaagcATTCTAAGTGGTTTTTAAATAACTAAACATCTCCAGGGACACAATATTACACGTATGTTCCAGAGTGGGcatttctggaatgtattgtggaAGATGCTGGGGAGAATGGGACTTGACTTATCAATGGAGAGTGAAATATTGGGAGGCATGGTGACTCCATGGCTGGTATGTGTGATTTACAGGATGTTTTTGCTCCTGTTGCAGGCTgtgaatatattatatatctgcagGGTGTATAAGCCTATCATAGCTGATTCCGTGTCACAGTAGCATGTAGAGCAGTGGTCTCCAAACAGAGCCACGTGTGACTTTCAAATCATGGTTGAACGATTAGCTGTAGAAGCCTTAAATTATGACCATAAGCAGCGGCTACATTATTTGCAGCCATATCCTAACCCCCAATAACATATTCTGTCCCAGTTTATTAAATGGGCTGTTCAGCTTTGGAGGCCTTTCTATCAGTAACCTCCTCTTCACCCCCACGTAACCTGGACCTGCAGAGGGAagtgtacttacctgctccccactgggTTTCGGCTCCTTTGGTTCCGTCAATGCCTTGTTGCTGTCTCCGTATGTCAACATCCAATTTGATTCAGGTCATGTGGGTCACGTGACATGTCACCCATGGGTCACGTGACATGACACATGGGGGTCACGTCGCTGATGTTCAGTAATGTGAAGATtctttcagaactttttttttacactgcgtgcagaattattaggcaaatgagtattttgaccacatcatcctctttatgcatgttgtcttactccaagctgtataggctcgaaagcctattaccaattaagcatattaggtgatgtgcatctctgtaatgagaaggggtgtggtctaatgacatcaacaccctatattaggtgtgcataattattaggcaacttcctttcctttggcaaaatgggtcaaaagaaggacttgacaggctcagaaaagtcaaaaatagtgagatatcttgcagagggatgcagcactcttaaaattgcaaagcttctgaagcgtgatcatcgaacaatcaagcgtttcattcaaaatagtcaacagggtcgcaagaagcgtgtggaaaaaccaaggcgcaaaataactgcccatgaactgagaagagtcaagcgtgcagctgccaagatgccacttgccaccagtttggccatatttcagagctgcaacatcactggagtgcccaaaagcacaaggtgtgcaatactcagagacatggccaaggtaagaaaggctgaaagacgaccaccactgagcaagacacacaagctgaaacgtcaaaactgggccaagaaatatctcaagactgatttttctaaggttttatggactgatgaaatgagagtgagtcttgatgggccag from the Bufo bufo unplaced genomic scaffold, aBufBuf1.1, whole genome shotgun sequence genome contains:
- the LOC120985443 gene encoding uncharacterized protein LOC120985443, with the translated sequence MCQEAKTGGESRKHGNWDITHSILTFPGSGRTTPGPDSAGANNIMYRVVLPLVVFLLVAAVIIIFCCYKYKAWRRREQKQAADLEMVRVEKPVVQKPVVQIKKKKNIRPPMDNIKKVKPIIERIKAAKKAEDKIIRITSKTEEETIMKVTSKTEEEITKRTSRLKRFRKWIKKSTQKKNMGKEKERTNHLCKYMTTCCSCRSMD